ACCGAGTACTCCGACTGGCCGAGGAGGTCGATGAAGCCGGGGGCGACGACGAGATTCGTGGCGTCGATGCGACGCTTGGCCTCGCGCTTGGCGAGCTTGCCCGGGGACTGAATCGCGTTGATCCGGCCATCGGCGACGCAGACGTCGGCGCGGAACCAGGGGGCGCCGGTGCCGTCGACGACGCGGCCGTTGGTGATCAGGAGGTCGCAGGCGGGATCGGCGGTGGGCGCGATGGGCGTGGCAAGTGCGACAGCGGGGGCGGCGAGGGCGAGGGCGAGCAGCAGGGAGGTCGGGCGCATGGGGGGGAGCCTAGCGCGGGGGATGGGGGTTGGGGAGAGGGACCGATGCCGCGCAGGGGCACTCCGGTAGTCGGGAATCCAGGGCGGGCTCCTATTTGAAGCGTGGTCGCCCACCCTGGATTCCCGACTGCCGGAGTGCCCCCACCCTCGCAGCTAGCCTAGAAATGGGGACTGTCCCTGTTTTGTCCGCCAGAGCTTCTGAACGACGCGCGGCTTGCCGGTGACGGACCGGCGTTTGCCGGTGGATGGGGGACGAAATTGGTGCGATATCGTAGTTTGTTCCAGCAACACGGAGGATTTGCATGGCGCAGGATCTGAAGGATCAGCTCGCCTCACTCAAGATCGACCGCAGCGGCGACAACGACGCCGAGGAAGGTCGTGGAAAGAAGTGGCTCTGGATTGTCCTCGCCCTGATCGCGCTCGGATCGGTGGGCGGCTTCTTCCTGCGTCCGCGGGCGACGCCGGTGCGCACGGCGCTCGCCGCCGAAACGGCCTCCGGCTCGGGTCCCGCGGCGGTCCTGAATGCTTCGGGCTATGTCACCGCGCGGCGACAGGCGACCGTATCGTCGAAGATCACCGGCAAAGTGGCGGAGATTCTGGTCGAGGAGGGGATGAAGGTCGAAGCCGGCCAGGTTCTCGCGCGGCTCGACGATCGCCAGGCGCGGCTCGAGCTCGACCTCGCCCAGGCGCAGCTCGGAGCGGCCGAGAAGTCGCTCGCCGAGACCGAGGCCAATCTCACCCTGGCGAAGAAGGACCTCGAGAGGAACCGCCAGCTGACCGCAGGCGGCGTCTCCTCGCAGGCGGCGCTCGACACCGCCGAGGCGCAGGCCGAGAGTCTCGACGCGCGCCTCGCGCGCCAGCGAGGCGACGTCGAAGTGGCGCGACGCAGCGCCGCGATCCTCCGCCAACTTCTCGATGACACCGTCATCCGCGCGCCGTTTGCAGGCGTCGCGATCTCCAAGGACGCCCAGCCGGGCGAGATGGTCTCGCCGGTCTCGGCCGGCGGTGGCTTCACCCGCACCGGCATCTCGACCATCGTCGACATGGCGTCGCTCGAGATCGAGGTCGATGTCAACGAGTCGTACCTGCAGCGGGTCACCGCCGGACAGAAGGTGCGGGCGACGCTCGATGCCTATCCGGAGGCGCCGTTCCCCGCTCATCTCATCACCGTCATCCCGTCGGCCGATCGCGACAAGGCGACGGTCAAGGTGCGCATCGGCTTCGACGAGCTCGATCCGCGGATCCTCCCCGACATGGGCGTCAAGGTGGCGTTCCTTGCCGACGAGAGCGCGTCTGGCGCCGCCGCAGGTGGCAGCGCGGCGAGCCGGACGGTGCGGGTGCCGCGCTCGGCGATCCGGGACGGCGACAGCGGCGGCGGCAAGATCGTCTTCATCGTCGGCCCGGAGGGGGACCTCGAGCGGCGCGCGGTGAGCGTCGCCCTGGGCACCGGCGACATGGCGGAGGTGACCGCCGGACTTCGCGCCGGAGAGAAGGTCGTGATCGAAGGACCGGAGACGCTGGCCGCCGGCGCCCGCGTGCGGGAGATGAAAACCGAATAGGCGCTCCGCGCCCCGTTCAGCTCGTTTCGCTCGTTCCACTCGTTCCGATTACCGAGCTCGCTCAGTTCGACTCAGCAAGGGAGAGAACATGGAAACCCTGGTCAGTGTGCGCGGCGTCAAGAAGACCTTCGTTCGCGGCAGCGAGAAGATCGAAGTGCTCGAAGGGCTCGACATGAGCGTCGCCAAGGGCGAGTTCCTCGCCCTGATGGGGCCGTCGGGCTCCGGCAAGTCGACGCTCCTCAACCTGATCGGCGGCCTCGACCGGCCGACCTCGGGCATCGTCGAGGTCGGGGGCGTGCGCATCGACGAGCTCTCGGAGGGCAAGCTCGCCGCCTGGCGGGCGAGCCACATCGGCTTCGTCTTCCAGATGTACAACCTCCTGCCGGCGCTGACCGCCGAGCGGAACGTCGAGCTGCCGCTGCTGCTGACCAAGCTCGGGGGCACCGCGCGCAAGAAGAGTGTCGCCACCGCCCTCTCCGTCGTCGGGCTCGCCGATCGCATGAAGCACTACCCCCGGCAGCTCTCCGGCGGCCAGGAGCAGCGCGTCGGCATCGCGCGCGCCATCGTCACCGACCCGACGCTTCTTCTCTGCGACGAGCCGACCGGCGACCTCGACAGGAAGAGCGGCGACGAGATCCTGAACCTCCTGCAAGCCCTGAACCGCGAGCAGGGCAAGACCATCATCATGGTGACCCACGATCCGCACGCGGCCGACCGCGCGACACGGACGCTCCACCTCGACAAGGGGCAGCTCGTGCGGGAGGTCGCCGCATGAACAAATACCTCCCCCTGCTGTGGAGCAACCTCCGCCGCAAGCGCCTGCGGACGCTCTTCACGCTGATGTCGATCGGCATCGCCTTCGTGCTGTTCGCCTACCTCGTCGCCATCCGCGCCGCGTTCGCTTTCGGCATCGACGTGGCAGGGCAGGACCGGCTCATGTCGATCAACAAGATCAGCATCATCCAGCCGTTCCCGATCGCCTATCTCGAGAAGATCCGCCAGGTTCCGGGCGTGAAGGAAGCGACCCATGCGAGCTGGTTCGGCGCCATCTACCAGAATGCGTCGAAGGGCTTCCAGGGCGTGAGCCAGTTCCCGGTGGTGCCCGAGGAGTACATGAGGATGTACCCGGAGTTCAAACTCACGCCCGACGAGTGGAAGGGCTGGCTCGAGGATCGCCAGGGAGCGATCGTCGGCAAGGTGACCGCGGATCGTCTCGGCTGGAAGATCGGCGACCGGATTCCGCTGCAGGCGGCGTGGCCGAAGACCGACGGCTCACGCGTCTGGGAATTCAACATCCGCGGTATCTACACCGCAGAAGACAAGGCGGTCGACACGTCGCAGTTCCTCTTCCGCTACGACTACTTCGACGAGGCTCGTCGAGGCGGCAAGGGGCAGGTGGGATGGTTCATCACGCGCGTCGGCGATCCGAAGGACTCGGCGAACGTCGCCCAGCGCATCGATGCCCTGTTCGAGAACTCGACCGCCGAGAGCTCGACCTCGACCGAGAAGGCGTTCATGCAGTCGTTCGCCAAGCAGATGGGCGACATCGGCGCGATCATCACCGGCATCCTGACGGCGGTCTTCTTCACCATGCTGCTGGTGGCCGGCAACACCATGGCGCAGTCGGTGCGTGAGCGCACCAACGAGCTCGCGGTGCTGAAGACGCTCGGCTTCAACGGCGGCCAGGTGCTCGCCCTGGTGCTCGCCNNNNNNNNNNNNNNNNNNNNNNNNNNNNNNNNNNNNNNNNNNNNNNNNNNNNNNNNNNNNNNNNNNNNNNNNNNNNNNNNNNNNNNNNNNNNNNNNNNNNCTTCTTCACCATGCTGCTGGTGGCCGGCAACACCATGGCGCAGTCGGTGCGTGAGCGCACCAACGAGCTCGCGGTGCTGAAGACGCTCGGCTTCAACGGCGGCCAGGTGCTCGCCCTGGTGCTCGCCGAGTCGTGCCTCATCGCCTGCCTCGGCGGCGGCATCGGCTTCGCCATCGGTGCGTTCCTCGTCTCCCTGGGTGACCCGACCAAGGGGGCGCTGCCCATCTTCTACATCCCGACCCAGCAGATCGTGCTCGGTGTCGCCCTGATCTTCATCCTCGGACTGGTGACCGGCGCCCTGCCGGCGCTCCAGGCCCGGCGGCTGAGGATCGTCGACGCCCTGAGGAGGGCCTGAGCATGAGCAACGCACTTTCCCAGATCGCCGTCGTCACGGCGCTCAACCTGCGCACCATCGGCGAGCGCCGCGGCGCCTCGCTGGCGACCGTCTTCGGCGTCGCCGGCGTGGTCGCGGTCTTCGTCGGCGTACTGTCGATCGGCGAGGGCTTCCGCGCCACGATGAGCTCCGGCGGGCGCGAAGACGTCGCCATGATCATGCGCTCGGGCAACGACTCGGAGATGATGTCCGGCCTCGGCCGTGAAGACACCGACATCGTCAAGCAGGCTCCGGGGGTCGCGCGCGACGCCCAGGGGCCGATCGCCTCGGCCGAGCTCTTCGTGGTGATCAACGTTCCGAAGCGCTCGACCGGCACCGACGCCAACGTCCCGCTGCGCGGCGTGCAGGCCAAGGCGCTCGAAGTCCGCGGCACCCTGAAGATCGTCGAGGGGCGGATGTTCGAGCCCGGACGCAACGAGGTGATCGTCGGGCGCGCCGCGCAGCGCGAGTTCCGCGGTCTCGACCTCGGCACGACGAATCGCTGGGGGCAGAACGACTGGACGGTGGTCGGCATCTTCGAGGACGGCGGCTCGGTGGTCGAGTCGGAGATCTGGAGCGACGCGGCGGTGCTGCAGCCGGCCTACAACCGGGGCAACTTCTTCCAGTCGGTGCGGGCGAAGCTCACCTCCAAGAGCGAGTTCCAGACCTTCAAGGACGCGATCACCACCGATCCGCGGCTGGACGTGCAGGTCGACACGGAGCGCGACTATTTCGCCGGCCAGTCGAAGGGCCTGACGGCGATCATCACCGGGCTGGGGACGATCATCGCG
The nucleotide sequence above comes from Thermoanaerobaculia bacterium. Encoded proteins:
- a CDS encoding efflux RND transporter periplasmic adaptor subunit, coding for MAQDLKDQLASLKIDRSGDNDAEEGRGKKWLWIVLALIALGSVGGFFLRPRATPVRTALAAETASGSGPAAVLNASGYVTARRQATVSSKITGKVAEILVEEGMKVEAGQVLARLDDRQARLELDLAQAQLGAAEKSLAETEANLTLAKKDLERNRQLTAGGVSSQAALDTAEAQAESLDARLARQRGDVEVARRSAAILRQLLDDTVIRAPFAGVAISKDAQPGEMVSPVSAGGGFTRTGISTIVDMASLEIEVDVNESYLQRVTAGQKVRATLDAYPEAPFPAHLITVIPSADRDKATVKVRIGFDELDPRILPDMGVKVAFLADESASGAAAGGSAASRTVRVPRSAIRDGDSGGGKIVFIVGPEGDLERRAVSVALGTGDMAEVTAGLRAGEKVVIEGPETLAAGARVREMKTE
- a CDS encoding FtsX-like permease family protein — its product is FFTMLLVAGNTMAQSVRERTNELAVLKTLGFNGGQVLALVLAESCLIACLGGGIGFAIGAFLVSLGDPTKGALPIFYIPTQQIVLGVALIFILGLVTGALPALQARRLRIVDALRRA
- a CDS encoding ABC transporter ATP-binding protein, with protein sequence METLVSVRGVKKTFVRGSEKIEVLEGLDMSVAKGEFLALMGPSGSGKSTLLNLIGGLDRPTSGIVEVGGVRIDELSEGKLAAWRASHIGFVFQMYNLLPALTAERNVELPLLLTKLGGTARKKSVATALSVVGLADRMKHYPRQLSGGQEQRVGIARAIVTDPTLLLCDEPTGDLDRKSGDEILNLLQALNREQGKTIIMVTHDPHAADRATRTLHLDKGQLVREVAA
- a CDS encoding ABC transporter permease — translated: MNKYLPLLWSNLRRKRLRTLFTLMSIGIAFVLFAYLVAIRAAFAFGIDVAGQDRLMSINKISIIQPFPIAYLEKIRQVPGVKEATHASWFGAIYQNASKGFQGVSQFPVVPEEYMRMYPEFKLTPDEWKGWLEDRQGAIVGKVTADRLGWKIGDRIPLQAAWPKTDGSRVWEFNIRGIYTAEDKAVDTSQFLFRYDYFDEARRGGKGQVGWFITRVGDPKDSANVAQRIDALFENSTAESSTSTEKAFMQSFAKQMGDIGAIITGILTAVFFTMLLVAGNTMAQSVRERTNELAVLKTLGFNGGQVLALVLA
- a CDS encoding ABC transporter permease, whose protein sequence is MSNALSQIAVVTALNLRTIGERRGASLATVFGVAGVVAVFVGVLSIGEGFRATMSSGGREDVAMIMRSGNDSEMMSGLGREDTDIVKQAPGVARDAQGPIASAELFVVINVPKRSTGTDANVPLRGVQAKALEVRGTLKIVEGRMFEPGRNEVIVGRAAQREFRGLDLGTTNRWGQNDWTVVGIFEDGGSVVESEIWSDAAVLQPAYNRGNFFQSVRAKLTSKSEFQTFKDAITTDPRLDVQVDTERDYFAGQSKGLTAIITGLGTIIAVLMGFGAVFGALNTMYSAVSARTREIATLRAIGFRSAPVVVSVLAESLVLSLVGGILGAIAAYFGFDGFQAATLNWQSFSQVAFKFAVTPKLLLIGISYAMVMGLIGGLFPAIRAARLPVTAALREA